From one Desulfitibacter alkalitolerans DSM 16504 genomic stretch:
- a CDS encoding TldD/PmbA family protein, protein MMEQKYTNIGKDLVAKAKNLGVDAAEVYIIQSQDLSIEVSNGEIETLKNAESKGMGIRVFKDEGMGYAFSSDFSNSALETVVQQAVANSAIVEKDPFNKMPDGFYDYPKLDLYDPEIVSTDLEDKINLAKEIELAAKAEDKRITITENSTYQDSVYSITIVSSHGLEAVYKGAYCGAYAFLVGEENGDSQTGFAVQYGLKYAQLDPQKIGREAAQKAVRMLGAKEIATQKAAVVLDPYVVTNFLGVLSPSLSAESVQKGKSIFAGKIGEIVAAKNVSIIDDGTMPGGIASSPFDGEGVSSQKTFLIDKGRLNGFLYNTYTAAKDNVKSTGNGTRGSYKSTPEVGTTNFYLDKGDITRENLLKTVEKGLYVTEVMGIHTANPISGDFSVGAAGLWIEQGEFKGPVRGIAIAGNLATLLMSIDGVADDLTFFVGKGAPTVRIKEMVISGN, encoded by the coding sequence ATGATGGAACAAAAATACACGAACATTGGTAAGGATTTAGTTGCAAAAGCAAAAAACCTTGGTGTTGATGCGGCTGAAGTTTACATAATACAGTCCCAGGATTTATCCATTGAAGTATCCAATGGGGAAATAGAAACCCTAAAAAACGCCGAATCAAAGGGAATGGGAATTAGAGTATTTAAGGACGAGGGCATGGGCTATGCATTTTCTTCAGATTTTTCCAATAGTGCTCTGGAAACGGTAGTGCAGCAGGCAGTAGCAAATTCTGCTATTGTTGAAAAGGACCCTTTTAATAAAATGCCTGATGGATTTTATGATTACCCCAAATTAGACCTTTACGACCCTGAGATCGTTTCTACTGACCTGGAGGACAAAATTAATCTGGCCAAAGAAATTGAATTAGCTGCCAAAGCAGAGGATAAAAGAATAACTATTACAGAGAATTCTACATACCAGGATTCAGTTTACTCAATTACCATTGTGAGCTCCCATGGTCTTGAGGCAGTTTATAAAGGAGCCTATTGTGGTGCTTATGCATTTCTGGTTGGTGAAGAAAATGGTGACAGCCAGACTGGTTTTGCCGTTCAATATGGATTAAAATATGCTCAGCTAGACCCACAAAAAATTGGTAGAGAAGCAGCTCAAAAGGCAGTAAGAATGCTGGGAGCCAAAGAAATAGCTACTCAAAAGGCAGCAGTTGTGCTAGATCCCTATGTGGTCACAAATTTCCTTGGAGTTTTATCCCCATCTCTTTCAGCTGAATCCGTGCAAAAGGGTAAGTCCATTTTTGCAGGCAAAATTGGAGAAATAGTTGCTGCCAAAAATGTTTCTATAATAGATGATGGAACCATGCCCGGAGGAATTGCCTCCTCACCTTTTGATGGGGAAGGAGTATCGTCTCAAAAGACTTTTTTAATAGATAAAGGTAGGCTAAATGGCTTCTTATATAATACTTATACTGCAGCTAAAGACAATGTAAAGTCAACAGGCAACGGCACAAGGGGCTCATACAAATCTACACCTGAAGTTGGAACCACCAACTTTTATTTAGATAAGGGAGACATTACAAGAGAAAACCTATTAAAGACTGTGGAGAAGGGGCTTTATGTTACTGAAGTAATGGGTATACATACAGCTAATCCAATCTCTGGTGATTTTTCTGTTGGAGCTGCAGGTCTTTGGATCGAACAGGGAGAGTTTAAAGGGCCTGTCAGAGGTATTGCTATAGCAGGCAATTTAGCAACTCTATTAATGTCTATTGACGGGGTAGCTGATGATTTAACCTTCTTTGTGGGTAAGGGTGCTCCAACTGTTAGAATTAAGGAAATGGTAATAAGTGGTAACTAA
- the aroQ gene encoding type II 3-dehydroquinate dehydratase: MKIFVINGPNLNMLGKRPQSIYGKVTLDEINKDLSARAKELGLEAEFYQSNHEGELIDILHKAHGEAKGIIVNLAAYSHYSIALRDAVEILSIPVIEVHLSNIYSRENFRHKSLISPLVAGVLCGFGPLGYRLALEAIKDILQ, from the coding sequence TTGAAGATATTTGTTATCAATGGCCCCAATCTAAATATGTTGGGGAAGAGGCCGCAAAGCATATATGGCAAGGTGACCTTGGATGAGATTAATAAAGATCTATCTGCCAGGGCAAAGGAATTAGGTTTAGAAGCAGAGTTTTACCAGTCCAATCATGAGGGCGAATTAATAGACATTCTACATAAGGCACATGGCGAAGCAAAGGGAATTATTGTGAATTTAGCTGCATACAGCCATTACAGTATTGCACTGCGAGATGCAGTAGAAATCCTTTCAATACCGGTGATTGAGGTGCATTTGTCAAATATCTATTCGAGAGAGAATTTTAGGCATAAGTCCCTAATCTCCCCCTTGGTTGCTGGTGTACTCTGCGGCTTTGGTCCATTAGGATATAGGCTTGCTTTAGAGGCTATTAAGGATATTTTGCAGTGA
- a CDS encoding M24 family metallopeptidase, producing the protein MKHRIDKVRAYLEEKDMDAFLIMKPQNIRYLSGFTGSNCQLIITRSKNFLITDFRYIEQAKEHSHNYQVLKQEKKMIDVVKDICLQERIKQIAFEEDQMVYKMYETYYQALKPIYFIPSSEFLTQIRAIKDYEEITLLKKAVSFADQAFEHILPFIKPGIKEKDIALELEFFLRKKGADAKSFDYIVASGKRGALPHGIASDKKIALGELVTMDFGCIYEGYCSDITRTVCVGKIENKQREIYDIVLEAQTVGVNSLSANMKCQAADSIAREIIVKAGYGEYFGHCLGHGVGLEVHEEPRLTKDNESLLQPGMVVTVEPGVYIPGFGGVRIEDMVLIHKNHKEILTKSYKELLII; encoded by the coding sequence GTGAAGCATAGAATAGATAAAGTAAGAGCTTATTTAGAAGAAAAGGACATGGACGCCTTTTTAATAATGAAGCCTCAAAATATCAGGTACTTAAGTGGATTTACAGGAAGTAACTGTCAACTCATCATTACCAGATCAAAAAATTTTTTGATTACTGATTTTAGATATATTGAACAGGCCAAAGAGCATAGTCACAATTATCAAGTTTTAAAGCAAGAAAAAAAGATGATAGATGTTGTAAAAGATATATGCCTGCAGGAAAGAATCAAACAAATAGCATTTGAAGAAGATCAGATGGTTTATAAAATGTATGAAACATACTACCAGGCGTTAAAACCTATTTATTTTATTCCCTCATCTGAATTTTTAACCCAAATCAGGGCTATAAAAGATTATGAAGAAATTACTCTTTTAAAGAAAGCCGTTAGCTTTGCTGATCAAGCCTTTGAACATATTTTGCCCTTTATCAAGCCTGGTATTAAAGAAAAAGATATAGCCTTAGAATTGGAATTCTTTCTAAGGAAAAAGGGAGCAGATGCAAAATCCTTTGACTATATAGTTGCTTCAGGAAAAAGAGGCGCTTTGCCCCATGGAATAGCCTCTGACAAGAAGATAGCATTGGGCGAGCTGGTGACAATGGACTTTGGGTGTATTTATGAAGGGTACTGCTCTGATATTACAAGAACTGTTTGTGTAGGTAAAATAGAAAATAAACAGAGGGAAATTTACGATATTGTTTTAGAAGCTCAAACTGTGGGAGTTAATTCATTGAGTGCTAATATGAAATGCCAGGCTGCAGACAGCATAGCACGGGAAATTATAGTGAAAGCAGGGTATGGGGAATATTTTGGGCACTGCCTTGGTCATGGTGTTGGTTTAGAAGTTCATGAGGAGCCCAGATTAACCAAGGATAATGAAAGCCTGCTTCAACCAGGAATGGTTGTAACAGTTGAACCTGGTGTCTATATACCAGGCTTTGGTGGAGTAAGAATAGAGGATATGGTGTTAATTCACAAAAATCATAAAGAAATTTTGACCAAATCATATAAAGAATTGCTAATTATATGA
- the efp gene encoding elongation factor P, translated as MISTNDFRTGLTIEIDGDIFTVIDFQHVKPGKGAAFVRSKLRNIRTGAVTEQTFRAGEKVAKAHIEKKSMQYLYNDGENFVVMDNDTYDQLNLQKHHFDGKDKFLKDNMALSILMFGSEVIGVELPNSVELEVIETEPGIKGDTATGATKSATLETGAVVQVPLFIEQGDILRIDTRTGHYIERA; from the coding sequence ATGATTTCAACTAACGATTTTAGAACTGGATTAACAATTGAAATTGATGGAGATATTTTTACTGTAATCGATTTTCAACATGTTAAGCCTGGGAAGGGCGCTGCCTTTGTTCGTTCAAAGCTAAGAAATATTAGAACTGGTGCAGTAACTGAGCAAACCTTTAGAGCTGGGGAAAAGGTTGCCAAAGCCCACATAGAAAAAAAATCAATGCAGTACTTGTATAATGATGGTGAAAACTTTGTGGTAATGGACAACGATACCTATGATCAACTAAATCTACAAAAACATCACTTTGATGGAAAGGACAAGTTCCTTAAGGACAACATGGCCTTGAGTATTTTAATGTTTGGGTCAGAGGTTATTGGAGTAGAGCTGCCTAACAGTGTTGAACTTGAAGTAATTGAAACAGAACCCGGCATTAAGGGAGATACTGCAACTGGCGCAACCAAGTCAGCCACCTTGGAAACAGGTGCAGTTGTACAAGTCCCCCTATTTATTGAACAAGGTGATATTTTAAGAATTGACACAAGAACAGGTCACTACATTGAAAGGGCATAG
- a CDS encoding CD1247 N-terminal domain-containing protein — translation MENIKQKVSYLKGLMEGMEIKGDSKDGKIFGAIVDILDEMADEIEELHEVQDELEEYLDNMDEDLSELEEDFYDEAECCGHHHDEDEDEFDPDEDYVEVVCPDCGDTVCFEADILDNEDLIEVTCPNCDAVVFINDEDFQEEEKPEDEDL, via the coding sequence ATGGAGAATATTAAACAAAAGGTTAGTTACTTAAAAGGTCTAATGGAAGGCATGGAAATTAAGGGTGACAGCAAGGATGGAAAGATATTTGGTGCAATAGTAGATATTCTTGATGAAATGGCTGACGAAATTGAGGAGTTACATGAGGTTCAAGATGAGCTTGAAGAGTATTTAGATAACATGGATGAGGACTTAAGCGAGCTTGAAGAAGATTTTTATGATGAAGCTGAATGTTGCGGACATCACCACGATGAAGATGAAGATGAATTTGATCCAGACGAGGACTATGTAGAAGTTGTATGTCCCGATTGTGGAGATACAGTATGCTTTGAAGCAGACATTCTAGATAATGAAGATTTAATTGAAGTTACCTGTCCCAACTGTGATGCAGTAGTGTTTATTAATGATGAAGATTTTCAAGAGGAAGAAAAACCAGAGGACGAGGATTTATAA
- the rd gene encoding rubredoxin, giving the protein MDKWECIICGYIYDPEVGDPDNDVDPGTAFESISDDWVCPECGAGKEDFEKVEE; this is encoded by the coding sequence ATGGATAAGTGGGAATGTATAATTTGTGGTTACATCTATGATCCCGAAGTAGGAGATCCTGACAATGATGTTGATCCAGGTACTGCCTTTGAAAGTATTTCAGACGATTGGGTATGCCCAGAATGTGGGGCTGGTAAAGAAGATTTTGAGAAGGTAGAAGAATAA
- the spoIIIAA gene encoding stage III sporulation protein AA: MSVVFKPGSQEVQIASNNKPPQDILNILPEPLKEIFIKTWERETGIEEIRIRKKRPLIFRLARGEVLFHDMIVSNELFDNVLRIISKNSIYALESEFRNGFITIKGGHRVGFAGEAVVEKDIIKTQKNLASLNIRIARAVVGCSVEIIPHIIDISKKSLMHLLIVSPPGCGKTTLLRDLIRSISLGIPKYNLAPMQVGLVDERSEIAGCYQGIPQLDVGPRTDILDRCPKDQGMIMLIRSMGPEVIATDELGGPKDVEAVRQVVNAGIKFLATVHGDSYEQLTKRPYLKELLAMGIFQRYIFLNKFGPGKWVKDILNHQGESVFKFKMAGP; the protein is encoded by the coding sequence TTGTCAGTTGTTTTTAAACCAGGGTCTCAAGAAGTTCAGATAGCTAGCAATAATAAACCTCCCCAGGACATCTTAAATATTCTTCCTGAGCCTCTTAAAGAAATATTCATTAAAACATGGGAAAGAGAAACGGGTATCGAAGAGATTCGAATTAGAAAAAAGAGACCTTTGATATTTCGCTTAGCAAGGGGAGAGGTCCTTTTCCATGACATGATAGTGTCTAATGAGCTTTTTGATAATGTATTAAGAATAATTAGCAAAAACTCCATCTATGCCCTTGAAAGCGAATTTAGAAATGGCTTTATTACCATTAAAGGAGGACATAGGGTAGGCTTTGCTGGAGAAGCTGTTGTAGAAAAAGACATAATAAAAACTCAAAAAAACCTTGCCAGCCTAAATATACGAATAGCAAGGGCAGTTGTAGGCTGTAGTGTTGAGATTATACCCCATATTATAGATATCTCCAAAAAATCCTTAATGCATTTATTAATTGTTTCTCCCCCTGGATGCGGGAAAACCACTCTATTAAGAGATTTAATAAGGTCTATCAGCCTTGGAATACCAAAATATAATCTAGCCCCCATGCAGGTTGGTCTGGTGGATGAGAGGTCAGAAATTGCCGGCTGCTACCAGGGCATTCCCCAATTAGATGTTGGACCAAGGACAGACATCCTGGATAGATGTCCCAAGGATCAAGGAATGATAATGCTTATTCGGTCCATGGGCCCCGAGGTTATAGCAACAGATGAGCTAGGTGGGCCAAAGGATGTAGAAGCTGTTAGACAGGTTGTAAATGCAGGGATTAAATTTTTAGCTACTGTTCACGGAGACAGCTATGAACAGTTAACCAAAAGACCCTATTTAAAGGAATTGTTAGCAATGGGTATATTCCAAAGATATATTTTCTTAAATAAATTTGGTCCTGGCAAGTGGGTTAAGGATATATTAAATCATCAAGGCGAAAGTGTATTTAAGTTTAAAATGGCCGGACCATAA
- the spoIIIAB gene encoding stage III sporulation protein SpoIIIAB, whose protein sequence is MIVKITGCILIIGACSYMGFSLGKQYSARFEQLRKLRSSLKMLETEINYSMNPLPEALFKVGSRISWPVGILYAYTADLLAKNMGLPMEQVWRAGLNRLAEESSLKTEELDVLDDFGIGLGGSDREEQLKNLHLVQEHLRIIELKAESDRNKYERMYKTLGVLAGAALALVII, encoded by the coding sequence ATGATAGTAAAGATTACAGGATGTATATTAATAATTGGTGCCTGCAGCTACATGGGCTTCTCTTTAGGAAAACAATATAGTGCCAGGTTTGAACAGCTTAGAAAATTAAGAAGCTCTCTGAAAATGCTGGAAACTGAAATCAACTATTCAATGAATCCACTGCCAGAAGCTCTTTTTAAGGTAGGGTCACGAATTTCCTGGCCTGTGGGGATCCTATATGCATATACAGCTGACCTGTTAGCAAAAAACATGGGTCTTCCTATGGAGCAGGTATGGAGAGCAGGTTTAAATAGGCTGGCTGAAGAAAGCTCACTTAAAACAGAAGAACTGGATGTTCTAGATGATTTTGGTATTGGGTTAGGAGGTTCTGACAGAGAGGAACAGCTAAAAAATTTGCACCTTGTTCAAGAGCACTTACGGATCATTGAATTAAAAGCAGAAAGCGATAGGAACAAGTATGAAAGAATGTACAAAACACTAGGAGTGCTTGCAGGTGCAGCACTAGCACTGGTTATAATATAG
- the spoIIIAC gene encoding stage III sporulation protein AC gives MANLDLVFKLAGLAMIITVIHALLKQAGRDEYASLSLLAGVTIALLWVLPAIVELLSTVRSVFQLY, from the coding sequence ATGGCAAATTTAGATTTGGTTTTTAAGTTAGCTGGGCTTGCTATGATTATTACTGTGATACATGCTCTTTTGAAACAGGCGGGAAGAGATGAATATGCGTCCTTATCCTTACTGGCAGGTGTAACTATAGCTTTATTATGGGTACTACCTGCAATTGTTGAACTGCTTTCTACTGTGAGGTCTGTATTCCAACTATACTAA
- the spoIIIAD gene encoding stage III sporulation protein AD, protein MEILQIVGLGILAAIIIVLVKQANFPTAAIILSILVGATIFLMMLTKIGAIIDILQQLADRANVNQFYLATILKIIGIAYIAEFGSQMCRDSGESAIASKIEFAAKILIMILAIPIFAAILESIIRLLP, encoded by the coding sequence ATGGAAATCTTGCAGATTGTAGGTTTAGGAATCTTAGCTGCCATCATCATAGTTCTAGTAAAGCAGGCCAATTTTCCAACAGCTGCTATAATTCTTAGTATCCTTGTTGGAGCAACGATCTTTCTTATGATGCTTACAAAGATTGGTGCTATTATTGATATTCTCCAACAGCTAGCAGACCGGGCAAATGTAAATCAGTTTTATTTAGCTACAATCCTCAAAATAATTGGTATAGCATATATAGCTGAATTTGGATCACAAATGTGCAGGGATTCAGGAGAATCTGCAATAGCAAGCAAAATCGAGTTTGCTGCAAAAATTTTAATAATGATTTTAGCCATACCTATATTTGCAGCCATTCTCGAGTCTATAATTCGTCTGTTGCCGTGA
- the spoIIIAE gene encoding stage III sporulation protein AE has protein sequence MRKLIIMAFVFLIFALACPVMADTEEAYTYDLEEQINEQLDNLNLTEIEEFINQIDQEIGQYIPEISLTKTIQGIRDGDISLQLGDIFNGIIRFIFREFIAHSALLGKLIVLAMICVLLQNLQSAFAGSTVGRLSYGITYLVLITIAVSSFILVVETGKTAIEQMVTFVQALLPILLTLLAAMGGLTSAAFIHPFMMVALAVITTIISTIVFPMIHFYAVLSIVSHISEKFKVSQLAALIKDITMGIMMLCMTLFVGALGFQGVTGVVADSLTLRTAKFLTGSFIPVVGHMLTDALEAVVGTSILLKNAIGLVGVLVLVIIWVFPMLKILVIGIIYRLAGALVQPFGESQIGDALQTMSRCINLVFAAVAAVGLMFFIGVSIIIGLGNVTVMMR, from the coding sequence ATGAGAAAACTAATTATTATGGCATTTGTTTTCCTAATCTTTGCATTAGCCTGCCCAGTAATGGCGGATACGGAAGAGGCCTATACTTATGATTTAGAAGAACAGATCAATGAACAGCTGGATAATTTAAACCTAACTGAGATTGAAGAATTTATTAACCAGATAGATCAGGAAATTGGACAATATATACCGGAAATATCATTAACTAAAACAATCCAGGGTATTAGAGATGGAGATATCAGTCTGCAGCTGGGGGATATCTTTAATGGAATAATAAGGTTTATTTTTAGAGAGTTTATTGCTCACTCGGCTCTTTTAGGAAAGCTTATAGTGTTGGCAATGATATGTGTGCTTTTGCAAAACCTGCAATCGGCCTTTGCAGGAAGTACAGTTGGAAGGCTATCCTATGGAATTACCTATCTAGTATTAATAACAATAGCAGTGAGTTCCTTTATCCTGGTAGTTGAAACAGGAAAAACGGCCATTGAACAGATGGTAACCTTCGTACAAGCCCTGCTGCCTATCCTGTTGACCCTTCTAGCAGCCATGGGCGGCCTTACAAGTGCAGCCTTTATCCATCCCTTTATGATGGTAGCCCTAGCTGTTATTACCACAATTATAAGTACAATAGTCTTTCCAATGATTCATTTTTATGCTGTGTTGAGTATTGTCAGCCACATATCAGAGAAGTTTAAGGTTAGCCAATTAGCTGCTTTAATAAAAGACATTACAATGGGAATAATGATGCTTTGTATGACTCTGTTTGTGGGGGCCCTGGGATTTCAGGGAGTAACTGGTGTAGTAGCAGATTCCCTGACCTTGAGGACAGCTAAATTTTTAACAGGTTCTTTTATACCAGTTGTTGGGCATATGCTTACAGACGCATTAGAGGCTGTTGTTGGAACCTCCATTCTACTAAAAAATGCTATTGGTCTGGTAGGAGTATTGGTGTTAGTGATAATCTGGGTATTTCCAATGCTGAAGATTTTAGTAATAGGAATAATATATAGGCTTGCGGGAGCCCTAGTGCAGCCCTTTGGAGAAAGTCAGATAGGGGATGCACTTCAAACAATGTCCAGGTGTATAAATCTTGTATTTGCTGCGGTAGCTGCTGTGGGACTTATGTTTTTCATTGGTGTGAGCATTATTATAGGTCTAGGCAACGTAACTGTTATGATGAGGTAG
- the spoIIIAF gene encoding stage III sporulation protein AF translates to MVLETLGGLVSNIAVIVILAVFVEMLLPNNDITKYLRLIMGLFIIVTILAPIMTLLEKEDSFEVATWNFAADNRQLESILKKGEDMGKSNIEKASQEYIKRIEGQIIALVRLIPEVDKVSAAIAVHSNEDVRFGSIKGVIIWAALSESEPLKEDLIPKIDPIDIDLSKISEEAEQPKEVVKNHHDINKIENQIRDTISSFYGLQKSQIQIKWN, encoded by the coding sequence ATGGTGCTGGAAACACTAGGGGGATTAGTTAGTAATATAGCTGTAATTGTCATATTAGCGGTTTTTGTAGAAATGCTTCTGCCAAACAATGATATAACAAAATATCTCAGGCTGATTATGGGCTTGTTTATAATAGTTACCATTCTTGCTCCAATAATGACCTTACTTGAAAAGGAGGATTCCTTCGAAGTGGCTACATGGAATTTTGCAGCTGATAACAGACAACTGGAATCCATATTAAAAAAAGGTGAAGACATGGGGAAGTCAAATATTGAAAAGGCTTCACAGGAATATATAAAAAGAATAGAGGGCCAAATCATCGCCCTGGTTAGACTTATTCCTGAGGTAGACAAGGTAAGTGCTGCAATTGCAGTTCATAGCAATGAAGATGTGAGATTTGGCAGTATAAAGGGAGTAATAATCTGGGCTGCCCTGTCAGAAAGTGAACCTTTAAAGGAGGATTTAATCCCTAAAATAGATCCTATAGACATAGATTTAAGCAAAATTTCAGAAGAAGCTGAGCAACCCAAGGAAGTAGTAAAAAACCATCATGACATCAACAAAATAGAAAATCAAATCCGAGATACCATATCTAGCTTTTATGGTTTACAAAAAAGCCAAATTCAAATCAAATGGAATTAA